From Girardinichthys multiradiatus isolate DD_20200921_A chromosome 13, DD_fGirMul_XY1, whole genome shotgun sequence:
CTTGAAAATAACGCATAGTTTAATTTCCTCTTTACAATAATGAATTAATTAgcgtggcgctgatggtgtaggggcaaAGCACGcaaccatatgcagaggctagtCCTTGAAGCGGCTGTcccaggtttgagtcccggacctgacgacatttaccgaatgtctccccctctctctacccctttcctgtctacctactgtcaaaaaatacaaaataaaggccactagtgctgaaaaacatatctttaaaaaaaacaaaaaactaaataaaataccatAACAagttggttgtaatgtgattgaatttaaaaatgttccaaTGGAgagaatacttttgaaaggcttCTATCATACTGTCCTTGTGTCTGTCTGCAGGACCACAGTTTGCAACATTGAGGGGAGCTCATTGAAAGCAGTTAACGTGAAGACAGAGAATGCTACAGAGGACACTGCACACCTGAGTGCCTTCTGTATGAAAGACAAAGGTCAGTGATGTAAATTCATTTACAACGATGCACCAAAATGGTAAAACAGGCTTTGACAAGCTGTCTTTGTGATATTTACTAAGGAACAGAACTGACTTTATTTGTGCTTTCTTTCTGGATGGATGCCTCAGTTTTGTTAAACTTGATGTGTTTTTCTAATCAGACTTCAGCCATAAAAGAATGTAAGGATTACATAATAACATAACatgaacaataaaacaataaaacttgtCTCTAttagattttcatttattgaatccattatttttatatttcaatgAAAATAACTTCTATTGATTTAATCTTAATATTGATTTCTGTGAACTGTAACGACATTCATACCCATCAGATGAGCATAATCTTTATCTTACAAAGTATCACAAGTGTCTCTTTGCTTGTTGTTGGTAGCTGTAGCTTGTGGGGATCCTCCATCCTTCCCCCATGCCCGTCTGCAGCATCACTCAGGGTTTGAGATAGGAGATGAGCTGCTGTACACGTGCTCGCCCGGTTACATGATGCCCAGCAGTCATACCACCTTCAGCCTGCTGTGTGACAGCTGCGGGGAGTGGTATGGGACGGTGGAGATTTGTGTTAAAGGTAAAGACATTttagaatttttaaaaacagttttaaaatattaaagagcagaaataaaaacaaaatgtgaagaaaggGAAAGCTCTCACTTCAATGTTTTTAAAGATTAGAGGTTTTTGTGTCTTGGTTCTCAGAAAATAGACTTTCCAACATAAAAATTGTGATGAAAATGTCTTCTTTGACATCTCAGTGTGACATGCCATGATGTGGCTGTGTTAACAGAGATAAAAGTCTTAACATTTTCCCTTCAGCTAGCTGGTTGAAGGGTATAGAGGGTATAGTCCTCCACGTAAccgtcctgggttcaattcctgaccttgagacctttgctgcaAATCTTCCCCACTTCTCTCTTTGCCCTTTTCCTATCTGGTAACTGTCAATAAAGGCCAATAGTGGCAGAAAAATCAGAagaaaaccccccaaaaacaTAGCTTTCAATTATTCTGAACAATAAATATAATGCTATATTTTATGTAAGGTATCCCTCTGTGAAAAAGTAGCAGCAGACTGATTTAGAACATCAAAACTTATCTTTCCAATACAATAAAAGAGAACAATTTCTCCTCCAAGTTTTCCTCGTAATAAACCTTCATAGATTTACTATGATTTAcctgttttattgtgaaatacAATCTACAGGCTAAGCAGATGCAGCTTATTTGACAGTTTATCTAAGCACCTGcctttgttgtttgtgtttgtaaaagtccaatttaatttaatttcgtCATTTTCTGCATACCaagtgataaaataaataactccatcatttatttttccaagCTGAAGTCAGATGTTTAATTGGATGTGGGAGCACGTCATCAGTAGGTCTTAGGGTTCAGGAATGAGAAATATCTGATAtagattttgatattttatatgCACACCCTGCATTCATCTAGTGCTAGATGCAGAGATACGATGCATctaagtatttttcttattctctAAGTGATGAATAACATAtttcatataaaaacattttaaacttgctGTATCCAGCAGTGAATTGTCTATTTCATCACAATATGAGATCAATACATAGGCTGACAGTGTTAGTTTAACTAGTATAAAagattttattgcagtagcataatatCACTGTGAAAATTTgagaaattcattttattttgagcaCATTTGTATGTGGTGTGGGAACAAAACATACCAGGTATGTTACCTGGTGTGCCAGGCATCTGCAGAACAAAATTACCAGTTCCACAATTACTTGTgccattaaaattatttaattttacaccCTTTTAAGTTGATTAGTGTGAAGAAAtgtaaatttgatttatttattttattttcatgggGTATGAACACGATGTTACACCAAGACCTATTTGTCTTAACTCGTCTTtaaaataggaaagacaagagaacatgccattcaagtaaGCGGTATACTGAAAATTTGTGGTGGGAGGAGATTAATAATGTAGCTAATTAATTTGAGTCTTGGTATTTAATCGGTTTTTAATCATTAACAACTAAATCAATTAAAAGACATGTTCATGAACTTTAAACTCTCATCATACAAAGGCTTATGTATGTTGTCTCTGAACCTGTATCAGGTATGTTGTTGTTTGTGCGTGCAGCAACATGTTTTGCATTGAGGTGATACCATATGCTTGAAGTGCAGCTGCACTCAATACATCGTGTGCATTGTCTTTGTAGATGGCAAACAAACCTTGGGGGCATTGCTGCCACCTAGAGGGCTGAAATGTATGCATCAGGATAGCCGGGTGAGCCAGAAGGGAGGAAACTGAGAAGGGGGGCGATTAAATTCATTGGGTTTTTTCTTAATGTATTGGTTTTTTCTGTAATAATTAATCAATTTTAATGCTTCAAAGTTCCACCCCTAATAAAAAACATATCTAAAATATTGGATTTGCATTGACAACCTTCCAAATCCCAAGGTTTAACAAGGTTAAGAACCATTGCCCATTTTTCATGTAGACAGTCCAACCAAAACATTAAATCTAACATTTAATATGATGTACCTCTGCATTTTATCTATGTctttcatcattttatttttagatgcaGCTGAAGCCCATGTAGATTATGAAGACAAGTTTCAAGATTCCTATGAAGAGGCAAATCATGATCATGACAGTCAAGAAGAGGCGTTAGGAGATACATCTCTAGATGGGAAGAGGATTCTGCAGCAGCAAAAGACAAGGTTTTGGGTAAATGTAGAGGAGGATCACCATGAAGTGCACAACATTGGACAAAATGTGATCAATAACAGTAGAACCTTTGAAGGAGCTGTGGACGAAGTAGCAAAGAGAGAAGAAGACGCTTTCACGGTCCATCCTAGGTTTAAGCAGGACATGACCAAGTTTGTCCAGGGTGGTGCAGCTGCAGCCACTGAAGAGCCTGTATCTCTTCTCTCCCAAAAACACATGTTCTGGTTCCCCTCTGAGGCCTTCCAGGAGGAGGTACCTTCCTTTACCAGCGACTTAGTCACACAGGCAACACCGAGAGCTTCTGGTGCCCAGTCTGAGGAGAGCAAAGAAAACCAGAGCCAAGAACGGCTTGAAAGCACCAACCCCATTGATGATGATGATCATGACGATCATCATCATGATCATGATGATGAGCTAGACAGAAGTGATGATCATGATGATGAACAGGATATATATGAGACTCCTGGTGATGACAGAGATGATAATGATCATGAGGACAGTCGCCACGATTACCTGGACATCCATGAAGACGACCATACTGACGATCGTGATGATCCTGACAGTCACCAGGAAGAAGATGCTGATGACCATGTGAATCAACCAGCCCAGTACGATGACTTGGACAGACCTGATCGACACAAACATGATGATGATCATGATGACCATTATGATATGGGCGAGCATGAAGATGACCGTGATCGTACTCATCATGGCACCCAGGAATATGATGATCGAGATGATGCATATGATGATCACCAAAGTAAGGAGGACCATGATGGTGATCACAGAGACAATAATGGAGAACATCCTGATAATTCAGAGGAACATTCAGAAAGTGACGACCATGATGATGGAAAAGAACATTATGAACTTGATGAACATGATATTCACGACAATCGTGAAGACAAACATCAGGATGATCATGATAGTCAcgaagatgatgatgatcatCCACACGTTATCATTTCTGTAGCAACCAAACGACGCCCAAACATCACCCAGGGGGAAGCAGGAAGTGAGACCTCCAAAGATAATTCCTGGCTGGATGGATATCCAGTCGATCTGCTTGATACAGAAAATGGTAATTCCACAAAGAGGAAGATGAAACCCAATGAGGTAAAGACAACAAATAAACCCAATGACGTGGAAGTACGTAAACGGGATCCTCACATCAGTTTGTCAGATGAAGATATATCCCCGACTATGGCACCTAAATCAGACCAAGGAGGGGAGAAGAAGGGCTGGCCTGGTTTCAGGACACCAACTACTTCATCTGACCATTCAGAGCTTTCAAACTCCCCCCCACACTCCGACACCCTGGATTACGACACACAACAAGTTTCTCCCACCCACTCATGGCTAGACGATCTCACCGATCACCCCTTCCTCGATCACGGCCCTGCCCCCCCGGTGCACGACGGTGACACCTTCCTTGGAGTGATGGAGGAACACGCTCTGGACAGCCTACCAGGTGAGATGGGTGAGATGGAAGGAGAGAAGAGGAATACAATCTGTGTGGGTAAGGACTGTCCTCCTCACCCTCCAAGCTCAAGCAGTCAAGGGGCGAAGGTAGCAGCCATCATTGTGGCGGTGTGTGCTGTGGCCACGGCAGTCATCATCGGGGTGTGGTGTTACCAACGGAAACAGCAGAAGAGCTCAATGTACGAGATGAATGGGAAAGGTCAAGGCCAGAGTAGGCAGGGCCAACAGATAGAGATGGAGCAGAAAGTGTAGGAATGGAGAATGAGGACATTGATGAAGAGGAGAGACATTTAGGACGTATGGAAGAATTAAGATAAACAGGAGGAAAatcatattaagacaatacTGCAGATGTGAACACTTTAGGTTTGAAAACTatctgcatttctgcttcaataAAAAAAGCCTTGCTGAGTTAGCTAAAAATATTCTGATAGAGTAAGACTTGATGACGCAACAGTTCCCTCACCCATCAGTCATAAGGAAATCCATCTCTTCCTGTTATACCCTTCCATTACTTTGAAACTTCTACACCTAACTGGACGCAAACGGGCTGTGCCTGAAGCCGAGAAACTAAAAAATTATATATGACTATAAGGAAACCATTGCACAAGGCACAGCCTCCCTGATTATGTAAACTGAGATTTACAACTTTACAGGTTCTGAACATTTTAGTTAAGCTTGTTTGTATTACTTTGGATTTCTGCTGATTTTTGAACTGTTTTGAGTACCTTGATGCTTCTTTCTGTAAATCTGGAACGTCAAACTCATCCTTGGAATCCGTTGTCATAAAGGCTTTAGATGTGTTGCATCTTCAGCACGCCTGATTTTCATGGTCGCTATTTTTTGTGTCTGCACAACTTGGTAACATGCTTCAACCATTTAAATCAGGTCTGTTGGGACACTCTTGTTTTTGACTGATCCATCTCCATCTTACTATCTTATTATTATGTCTGTAAAACCAGAGTGCTAAGACTCTCAAAGGGAATTTGGCTATGGTCACAAAGGAGTTTCCTGGTGCTCCTTTGAGATTAACTAACAGGAAAAACTTTAGAACATAGCGATGGTTAGCCTCCATCTCCAGTCCTCAAAACCCAGTTGCTAAATGAGTACAGCTGTATTTGTCTGTGTACTGTATACGTGGTATTTAGTTGCCCTTCTCCCTATACTGCGTCTTTAAACATCTTTTAAAGATAGAAGCTATACTTATAagtgttaaaaatgtaaatagatTTAAATACCTATAGGAgtttatatacaaatatatctgtTTTTTCTAGTTTGGTACGCATGTAACATTTGAAATAGATGTATTTTATAGCCAATTAGTGTAAATGTTGTTAAAGAGGTAAGACGCTGGCATTCCTGTCAGTAATCGGTTCTTTTAATATATTTGCAATTCTCATTAGCTccataaaaatttaatttaaaccgCTGTTATTTGAGATGTGGGAGTGAAGGATGGGATTAGATGGATCTGGCAGCTGTTTGTCAGTCAGATTTACTTCCTAAGCCTTAAAATAACGGTGTAGTCCTCTTCTTTTCCTGGCA
This genomic window contains:
- the susd5 gene encoding uncharacterized protein susd5; this translates as MLYCSPQIVQSLLFGCLTFLVVTSVVNAEGRVFVLDPRSLLGFREAEQACASQHARLASAEELRQAVVDCVFSYCTRGWLYGGMVGTTVCNIEGSSLKAVNVKTENATEDTAHLSAFCMKDKAVACGDPPSFPHARLQHHSGFEIGDELLYTCSPGYMMPSSHTTFSLLCDSCGEWYGTVEICVKDAAEAHVDYEDKFQDSYEEANHDHDSQEEALGDTSLDGKRILQQQKTRFWVNVEEDHHEVHNIGQNVINNSRTFEGAVDEVAKREEDAFTVHPRFKQDMTKFVQGGAAAATEEPVSLLSQKHMFWFPSEAFQEEVPSFTSDLVTQATPRASGAQSEESKENQSQERLESTNPIDDDDHDDHHHDHDDELDRSDDHDDEQDIYETPGDDRDDNDHEDSRHDYLDIHEDDHTDDRDDPDSHQEEDADDHVNQPAQYDDLDRPDRHKHDDDHDDHYDMGEHEDDRDRTHHGTQEYDDRDDAYDDHQSKEDHDGDHRDNNGEHPDNSEEHSESDDHDDGKEHYELDEHDIHDNREDKHQDDHDSHEDDDDHPHVIISVATKRRPNITQGEAGSETSKDNSWLDGYPVDLLDTENGNSTKRKMKPNEVKTTNKPNDVEVRKRDPHISLSDEDISPTMAPKSDQGGEKKGWPGFRTPTTSSDHSELSNSPPHSDTLDYDTQQVSPTHSWLDDLTDHPFLDHGPAPPVHDGDTFLGVMEEHALDSLPGEMGEMEGEKRNTICVGKDCPPHPPSSSSQGAKVAAIIVAVCAVATAVIIGVWCYQRKQQKSSMYEMNGKGQGQSRQGQQIEMEQKV